The proteins below are encoded in one region of Triticum aestivum cultivar Chinese Spring chromosome 1B, IWGSC CS RefSeq v2.1, whole genome shotgun sequence:
- the LOC123100830 gene encoding uncharacterized protein, with the protein MDAAPPSSPSQLTPASGLSTPPPHSARMEFATPAASEELGLPIQSTSVHPLQSPPSHPTGLAELRAVTRSTNGSPTVVGPLGMVLTPTSPPTVISSFGIIASASPTPRPMSLWHSESHPVAADDSTSIDEDSTMQRQASHNLDCSEDAVVIDVQNELHSSGDGVIPKVRVNLRRVATDLFTPYTVPIGPYHESADSWQWTEVKKRAVRDLAGGANLSGLERAMDRVRCRARGCYTHLPEPDNHAGDSAKFSRMLLHDGCYLVSLFVDCYLQCEEATGSPSSRTRTIVSRDNTVVRDILYLLENQIPLFVIHEILNYLRAPGEVTSAVECIARPVEELLQRQLYISKTPREAPSTSVHLLDLVYCYMASRLLQQQQQEEEEERTAGLLTGPWRRATEYRRYANLLLKRRAFSAGEEWSILDVELDGGNLWIPLLRVDSNTWTLLRNLMALEEQQEARPVTAYCYFMSQVACTAEDVGLLRSAMVVEHFLGSDESAAQGFACLCHGMALDIHNLQRNYLKPIWHALEKRCGVPAHNFKGFFREKHCGNIFYRVVFFIAILVFVSQMVQSIYAVIAYHKPNTRLLA; encoded by the exons ATGGACGCCGCCCCGCCGTCGTCGCCAAGTCAACTCACCCCGGCGAGCGGGCTGTCTACTCCACCTCCTCATTCGGCCCGGATGGAGTTTGCAACACCAGCGGCCTCAGAGGAGCTTGGGCTGCCGATCCAGTCCACGTCGGTGCACCCACTGCAGAGCCCGCCTAGCCATCCTACAGGGTTGGCTGAACTGCGAGCTGTGACTCGCTCAACGAATGGCTCGCCGACAGTGGTTGGGCCTTTGGGGATGGTGTTAACGCCGACATCACCACCCACGGTGATCTCGTCGTTCGGGATTATAGCGTCGGCCTCCCCGACTCCTAGACCTATGTCTTTATGGCATAGTGAGAGTCATCCGGTTGCTGCTGATGACTCGACATCCATAGATGAGGACTCCACGATGCAGCGTCAAGCTTCACACAACCTAGACTGCTCAGAAG ATGCAGTGGTTATCGATGTGCAAAATGAGCTGCATTCTTCAGGAGATGGGGTGATCCCCAAGGTCCGTGTGAACCTCCGGCGCGTCGCGACCGACCTGTTCACGCCGTACACCGTACCCATCGGTCCTTACCATGAAAGCGCGGATTCCTGGCAGTGGACGGAAGTGAAGAAGAGGGCCGTCCGCGATCTAGCAGGCGGGGCTAACCTCTCCGGTCTGGAGCGGGCCATGGATAGAGTGCGGTGCAGAGCGAGGGGATGCTACACCCATCTGCCGGAGCCGGACAACCACGCCGGCGACTCAGCAAAGTTCTCCCGTATGCTGCTGCATGATGGGTGTTATCTGGTTAGCCTCTTTGTAGACTGCTACCTGCAGTGTGAGGAGGCGACCGGATCACCCAGCAGTCGGACTCGGACCATAGTGTCCAGAGACAACACGGTGGTGCGGGACATCCTGTACCTCCTTGAGAACCAGATACCGCTGTTTGTCATCCACGAGATCCTGAATTACTTGAGAGCACCAGGGGAAGTGACATCCGCTGTGGAGTGCATCGCGAGGCCCGTCGAGGAGCTGCTGCAGAGGCAGCTGTACATCAGCAAGACGCCGCGGGAGGCGCCGTCGACGTCCGTCCACCTGCTCGACCTGGTGTACTGCTACATGGCGTCGCGgctgctgcagcagcagcagcaggaggaggaggaggagcggacaGCAGGCCTTCTAACGGGCCCATGGCGCCGGGCGACCGAGTACCGCAGGTACGCCAACCTGCTGTTGAAGCGCCGGGCCTTTAGCGCCGGCGAGGAGTGGAGCATCCTCGACGTGGAGCTCGACGGAGGAAACCTGTGGATCCCTCTCCTACGCGTGGACAGCAACACGTGGACGCTCCTGCGGAACCTGATGGCTCTGGAGGAGCAGCAGGAGGCCAGGCCCGTCACGGCCTACTGCTACTTCATGTCGCAGGTGGCGTGCACGGCGGAGGACGTGGGGCTCCTGCGGAGCGCCATGGTTGTCGAGCATTTCCTGGGCAGCGACGAGTCGGCCGCACAGGGCTTTGCCTGTCTGTGCCACGGCATGGCCCTGGACATCCACAACCTCCAGCGGAACTACCTCAAGCCCATATGGCACGCCCTGGAGAAGCGCTGCGGCGTCCCGGCGCACAACTTCAAGGgcttcttccgcgagaagcactgCGGTAACATCTTCTACCGCGTGGTGTTCTTCATCGCCATCCTCGTCTTTGTCTCCCAAATGGTGCAGTCCATCTATGCGGTTATCGCCTACCACAAACCCAATACTCGTCTTCTTGCATGA